Genomic window (Oncorhynchus masou masou isolate Uvic2021 chromosome 26, UVic_Omas_1.1, whole genome shotgun sequence):
GGCACACATGTATACATTTGCGTAAAAGATATGTGTTTCCTTCTATTCATAAAAGTACGCCATAAAAAGTTACGTTTATTTTCGTTTTGATGTTTGCTAACATTGGGCTACTCCGTTATTCACACATTGGATGTCAAACTCAAATCGCTCGGGTCTGTCACGGTGCTCTAGTCTGCTTTTCTCGCGCAATTTATTGTTTGTGATGCATTTGGCAACTCCAATTAGCTGTTGGTGTGAAAATGGGCTCATGGCCCTTTAACAACTCTAGTAGACTTTCTGGTTTGTCTGGACTCTACAGACTAATTGCCATGCGCTTCCGGATTGAAACTGGCAGCAGACAACATCTTGAAAATGAGTCATGGGGCAAACAAAGAGCCGTTTGAGTGTTCCAGGCTCTCCAACACGGATGGCTCTGCACAAACCCGAGCCCGGCGTTCCACGGATGATAACCCATACTCCAGAGCGTCTATATACGGCGTTTGGTACGATACAGCGACCAGAGGCATTATATAGCCTATGACGTCTCATGAAGTCATTGTTGGTCGTACAGTACGTGCTAGCGACAGGAACGCGTAGCTAGTTGGTTTTTCCATTGGTAGTGCGCAGGAAGAGAGCACATTTAGTCATGGTTAAGTTATTCCCCCCACACAGAGAGCTCATAACGGGTTTCCATTTGGTCGATACTGGAGAAGCATATCCAGAGGACCAGCTGTataatttctctctctgtgtcatagCACTGGTATAAGATACTAGAAACTCCCTATCAACAAAATAAATCATCCCTATCAGAAGCGACATGTAgagtgtgtgtacctgtccaGGTGGAGAGACACTCAGTTGTGGGCCTATCATCCCACAGTACAAATAAATAACATGGACATGTTCAATGCTGCAATAAAACAGATGTAAATCTATGATGACAGTATTTTTAATTGCTCCAATCCCGTGTTTATCAGGCAATGCAGAGTTGCATGTTTCCTTACTATTGCTACGGATGTCCCCAAATGAACAGATCCTGCTGTTTTGTCTCTGAGCTTGGCTAGTTAACCCTGGTCACTATGGAACATCAGACTAGATCCCTCATACATCATGCCACAGCATGTCCTGGGGGAGACCCAGAGTACATACATGCATGCAATGCATTCTCCATATGTTGTTGTGGAATAGGAAATGGGTGTTGTGTGTTGCTGTACCAGAGCGAGGCGAGGAGGAAACCTGTCCATTTGTCTCATCTGTGAGGTCTCTGTGTTTCCGATGGTTCCCGGTGACAGGAATTCCTACCTTTGAGTTGGGACTGGCCTTTCCCCGGGAAGACGCCCTGTAGCAGAATGAGAGGAAGTCCTCATTTAGACAGCTTTATGGTCTCCCATCAGACACACTATagacatacacacccacacatcccTACCATACacaaaaacatgcacacacacacacacacaggagacctcCTCAGGAAACAGAGACAAGAGTGGGTATTCACCTTTTTCCTCTCCTGGATGGTCGCTCTCCCACTGAGAGGGatgaaggtggagagagggatggaggaggagggaaagcaGGATTCTCTGTTCGGTATTTTCAAACAGACAAGCTTGTGTCTGgggcatgtgtgtgagtgagagagagagagagatgcacagaAAGTTGTCTGtgtggagtgagagacagacggacagtgAAGTCAAGGTAAATAGTGTCGTTGGGCTGTGGCCTGTCTTGGCAGAGGGGCACTGACCACGTCCTCTTTTATCACCACGGAAACATCCCTAGCTCCACCCGTCTGGCCATAGTTGGCAGCACCAAGTCTCTGAACTctgacacaagcacacacacttgAACTCTTTATTTTGACCTATAATGAAACATAATTACTACTACGAAGCACGCAGTCAAAGCACAGCGTATGAGTGAGTGCAAGTAACTGAGTGTGCATGCGTGTTAGTGGAGTGGCATAGAGTTTGAGTGGACAAGCTTCTCTGACATGTCTGATGTACTAAAGCTGCCAGGCAGCCCCTCATTCACAAAGAGCTGCTGTGTTGACCCGTCTTCTTATCATTTGGGCAGCCAGCCAAGCGCTCCAGCGAGTGAAACTTCTACATAGCCCCTGGTGTGTCTCATTACATATGCAGTAATGGCTTTTATTCCCCACTTCAACATATTGTAATATGAGATGTATGATGTCGCTGGCTGGCACTTCGCCTCATAGGCATACATATGTTTATAGACAGTACATTGGTTGGCACCGGATCTGGCACATGATGCCAGGAGTAGCGAAATACTATGACTCAGTCTGCTGTAGTGATGATCTAAATGTGTTGTTGGTGTGTTTTGTGTCTTTATGGGTAGGCTTTTATGGTGCAGGAAATGCCTTCTTGGTTGGGGGCGGGACATGGGGGGAGGCTTTTGTACTTGAGGGTTAGAATGTGTGTTCGTCGATTTACATGCCGTGCAAGTGTAACTGACGGTGTTGACCCCtcattctttctccctccctctccagtcaTGGAGAGTGCCATCACATTGTGGCAGTTCCTGCTGCAGCTGTTATTGGACCAGAGCCACAAGCACCTGATCTGCTGGACGTCTGACGACGGGGAGTTTAAACTTCTCAAGTCAGAAGAGGTGGCCAAGCTGTGGGGCCTGAGGAAGAACAAGACCAACATGAACTATGACAAGCTGAGCCGCGCCCTGCGTTATTACTATGACAAGGTACACCTCCCATAGATTACATTGGCACGACACAAACACCTGCTGGTACGGTTGACAAGGTACATCCCATAGATTACATTGGCACGACACAAACACCTGCTGGTACGGTTGACAAGGTACATCCCATAGATTACATTGGCACGACACAAACACCTGCTGGTACGGTTGACAAGGTACATCCCATAGATTACATTGGCACTACACAAACACCAAACACACACCTGCTGGTATGGATGACCAGGTACAACACGGATGACCAGGGACACCAACATGGTATAAACCCTtcacaaacatacagtaaattgagaaatcatgtaaCTAAACAAAATGAAAAAGAAACTATACTATGGAACTAAGATAAATTATAcaaaagaatgatagtaaaacgCTCTGGAGAACTTTAATGATATTTGATGCAAAAAAGCAAATCTCGGCTTCATCCTTCATTAAGGCAGATGGCTTGTTCATCACAAAACCCTTTGATATTGCCAACCACtaatatttgttgttgttgacaagaTTAACAAACTTAGGTATGACATCCAAACAACAAATGCTGAGTCTTCCTATTCATGCATAATGGACCAAATAATGAAAAGGCAAGCAGCACTGTAGTTTTGAGTTCCACAAATTCTGTGTGGAAGGGTGAAAAATGGTTGCTATCTATAAATAAGGACAAACCACCTGGTACTGACAACCTGGATGGTAAACTGCTGAGGTTGGTTGCGGAATACATTGACTagtttgccacatcttcaatttcaGTCTGGAAGACAGTGTGCCCTCAGACatggagggagataaaggtcaTTATGCTACCCAAGAATAGCAGGACCCTCTAATTATTCAAACAGCTAAACAATCAGCTTGTTACATGTGCTTAGCAAACTTTTGGAAAAAcatttgatcaaatattttgctgaaaaagactttcagcatgcttacagTGATGGGCACTCTACAtggacacaaatgactgatggttGGCTGAAAGTAATTGATAGTAAGAAGATTGGGTTgctttgttagacttcagtgcatcTTTTAATGTCATTGATCATAACCTATTGCTAAAAAATGTAGGTTTTATTTGCATCCTCTGCCTTATTATGGAttgagagttacctatctaatagaacacagagggtctttgttaatggaagcctctctcaTGCAAATTCAGTTGTGTGGTATACCGCAGGGCAGCCGGCTAAGGCCATTGTTTTCTATTTTTACAAATTACCTTCCACTGACCTTGACTAatgcctgtgtgtctatgtacgcTGACATCAACAGCATACACGTCGGCTACAACTAGAGGTTGACTGATTAATCCGAATGGCCCATTTAATTAGGGCcggtttcaagttttcataaatcGAAAtaggtatttttggacaccgatttgtccgatttaaaaaacaaaacaattatttgtattttttacaccttttcaactaggcaagtagttaagaacacattcttattttcaatgatggcctaggaacagtggattaactgccttgttcaggggcagaacaacagatttttaccttgtcagctcggggattcaatcttgcaaccttacaggtAACTAGTCCGACGCGCTAActacctgcctctcattgcactccacgagtagcctgcctgttacgcgaatgcagtaagaagccaaggtaacttgctagctagcattaaacttcttataaaagacaatcaatcataataactagttaacaacacatggttgatgatattcatagtttatctagcgtgtcctgcgttgcatataatcgatgcagtgcgcattcgcgaaaaaggactgtctttgctccaacgtgtacctaaccataaacatcaatgcctttcttaaaatcaatatttagttaatattgcctgctaacatgaatttcttttaactaggtaaattgtgtcacttctcttgcaacagagtcagggtatatgcagcagcttgggccacctggctcgttgagaactgtgtgaagactatttcttcctaacaaagacagtcaacttcgccaaacgggggatgatttaacaaaagcgcatttgcgaataaagcacaatcgttgcatgactgtacctaaccataaccaccaatgcctttcttaaaatcaatacacagaagtatatatttttaaacctgcatatttagctaaaagaaatccaggttagcaggcaatattaaccacgtgaaattgtgtcacttctcttgcgttccttgcacgcagagtcagggtatatgcaacagtttgggccgcctggctcgttgcgaactaatttgccagaattttacgtaattgtgacataacattgaagtttgtacaatgtaacagcaatatttagacttagggatgccacacgttagataaaatacgaaacggttccgtatttcactgaaagaataaacgttttgttttctaaattaTAGTTTcaggattcgaccatattaatgaccaaaggcttgtatttctgtgtgttatgttataattaagtctatgatttgatatttggtagagcagtctgactaagcgatggtaggcagcagccgGCTCGtacgcattcattcaaacagcactttcatgcattttgccagcacctcttcgcaatgcttcaagcatttagctgtttatgacttcaggcCCTATCAACTcagctagttagtggggtgcgcgctaatagcgtttcaatcggtgacgtcactcgctctgagacttggagtagttgttccccttgctctgcaaggagcgatgggtaacgatgcttcgggagtggctgttgtcgttgtgtggaagctatactgttacactggcaaaacTAAAGTAAGAACatacaatagtcaaaggtatatgaaatacaaatggtatagagagaaatagtcctataaatactatattaactacaacctaaaacctcttaccttgaaatattgaagtctcatgttaaaaggaaccaccagctttcatatgttctgagcaaggaacttaaacgttagcttttttacatggcacatattgcacttttactttcttctccaacactttgtttttgcattatttaaaccaaacatgtttcattatttgaggctaaattgatttttattgataaGTTAAAATagtcagtattgttgtaattgttttttaaatttttattttttttttttttttaaatcgtccGATTTAATCGGTTAGCGCCTTTTTTTgggcctccaataatcggtatcggcgttgaaaaaccataatcggtcgacctctagctaCAACAGTCAAATAAATAACTGAGACACTTAACATAGAGATCCAGTCAGTTTTAGCAATAGGCTGTtgctaaatatttcaaaaacaaaaagCATAATTTTTGGGACAAATCACTTGCTCAGTGAGAAACCTAATTTAGATATCTTATTAAGTAATGTGGCAATTGAGCAAGTTGAAGAGACTAAACTGCTGGGTGTAACCCTAGATAGCAAACTGTCATTGTCAAAACATATAGACTCAATGGTTGCTAAAATGGGAAGAGGTCTGTCCATGATAGGGCGTTGCTCTGACTTCTCAGTCGaccagacaggtcctacaggccctagctttgtcgcacctggactactgcccagctgtgtggtcatgGGCAGCAAAGCAGGACATAGGTCAATTGCAGATGGTCCAGAACAAGGCAGCATGTATAACACTTGAATGTGCGCAGAGGGgaagttgaggagagattgactgcatcactattggtctttgtgcGAGGTATTGATATGTTGAAGGTACCGAACTGCTCAAGCAGTTGTCACACAGTTCAGACACTCAGaagtacaacacaagacatgcaaccagaggtctcttcacagtccccaggtccagaacagaggctgggaaacacacagtattagatagagccatgactagatggaactctctgccacccCAGGTAACACAAACAAGCACGAAACCcagtaaaaaaagaagaagaaatgaCACCTTACTGCACAAAAGGGACTATGACAAGACACAGCCATTTTAAATATGTTGTATTGTAATTTGCACTGTATTATGTATTAGACCTAGATATTGTGTTAATGTACTGATATGTATTTCAGTCCTTAACTAATAATGTTCTGTACTAtctattatgtcatgtttcatgtggaccccaggaagagtagctgatgcttttgcagtggctaatggggatcctcaTAAATACCAAATCAACACCGCATTAAACATGTCTGTACCAATTCTACAGGTCAAACCACCATATATCATggcatgcatgttaacattacaCTGTTATTACTGTATAACATATGACGCTTCAACTCCTCCCCTCTTCGCCAGAACATCATCAAGAAGGTGATTGGCCAGAAGTTTGTGTACAAATTTGTGTCCTTTCCGGAGATCCTGAAGATGGACCCCGCGGTGGTGGAGATGGGTGTGCGGGGGTGTGATGAGACTGGTGGGGCCCtgtcagagggggagggggatgaggaggggatgaggggtgGCCCCCCAGGGAGGAATGAGTACCTCCACTCAGGCCTCTACTCCTCCTTTACCGTCAGCTCCCTCCAGCATCCCCAGGACCTCCTCCGCCCCCCTGATCTGCTCCGGCCAATCAAGGTGGAGCCTCGACATGATCACCATGACGACAGTGGCACAGTGATTCGCTTTGTTCAGAACCGCAGCCATAAGGACGGGGCACTGCCGGTGGTGTCTCTGCCTTCATCCCCGCCCCCTTCCTCAAACGAGGGCTATTATTTGTCCAAACCTTCCCCAAGGCTAGCCTACTCCTcatcctgctcctcctccccATCACATAGCCCCACCCACGCACTCTGGAGGGCACGGAGCCCCGCCCCTGAGACTGATGAATCAGAGCAGAGTGCTCAACCCCTTAACCTATCGTCTGGTCACAGAGACCGTGGCCAGGTCACACCCACGCCAGAGAAGAGGGGCTTAGCCAATAGCGTCCCGCCAAAAACCAGGAAGCCAAAAGGCCTGGAGATATCTGCACCCTCCCTGCTCCTGACAGCCAATGACATCGGATCTATTGCCCTCAACAGTCCTGCGCTGCCTTCTGGGTCCCTAACACCAGCCTTCTTCACTGCACAGGTCAGCACCACCCTCACTCACAATCTTTTCCCAGGTTAGCCCTGAACCCAAACGCATACACTCGCTCCACCCTTGCcctctgtgtgtgtacgtgctgaTTTATGTGTGTAATGATATTGGGGGAAAATACATGACTTATCTGGACTTATCCCTGAGTCTCTCTGGAACGGTCTGTCCTTTCCTTACCATGAAGCAGGgtagggtgaggagagggagggaggagagttaaAAAAGAGTTAttgaggagagacggagagaggaaatgagggaATGAGTGAAAGAGGTAAGCGGAAAAGAGGGTTAGGGTGGGGAGCAAGACTcgtaaggaggagagagggagggagagaggtaagttGAGAGAGTGcaaagaagggaagggagagagaagggagggtggggaggtCTAAGTGAAGCCATATGTTCCTAAATCTCTTGAAGTAAGGTAAGGGCTGTTTTAATACCacggatacagagagagggagagagaatctaCAACTCCTCTTTATTGGGCCACAACAAAACAACACATTAAAATAGCATACATCATTCCttacccacataaacacaaccccCGTTTAACAGAGAAATTaagtcagggagagagagcgatagggaggaATTGATGTCATATGTAGCTTCTCAGCTCAAACCTAGTTTTCCAAGTTCTGTGACCTCAAGAGTTCCCCAAGTCAGCCTTGAATTcactcccccagtctcccccaaaGCAGGGTATGaagccctctctcccctcctagtTCCAGTGTTTTACTAAAACAAACAGTGCCAGCGCAGCAGGACTGAATAACCACAGGGAGAAATTAAACCTCTGCTGTTGTGTGTTCATACTCGGCTAGATCATTTTACAGATCACCAATAaaaacaccaacagaatattTAACAAATTGACATCTCACACTCTTTCCATAAACTCTTTGTTCTCCCCCTCTAGACTCCCTCAGGTCTCATCCTCACCCCCAGTCCCCTGCTGTCCAGTATCCATTTCTGGAGCAGTCTGAGTCCCGGAGGATCCCTGAGCCCCGCTCGCATGCAGGGCCATGGACCCCTATTCCAGGTGACacccatacactctctctctaaaagagaataaagagagaggagaaagtaaGAATGACACCACTTGGAGTGAAGACTGATGGaagttgaggagagagggagggagggacagagaggaaggttGTGGGATGGGTGACAAAGGGTTAGGGGAGGACAGTTTAGTATTTGCTTGTTCATGCTGAGCCGAGAGGGAAAGGGCTCCACTCGAACTGGTAATAAAAAGGAGGGATAGTGAATGCTGACAGTCTGAGTTAGAAGTTTGAGCTACGACTTGGGTTGCAAAATTCCGGGAACCTtaaataaattccctggtttcccCAAATCCCGATTGTAGGATCCCAGATCCAAGAGGGAATAAGCAGTAAATCTGTAGTCCTCCATCCAGGACTTCTGGAAAAACAGAATGTTTTGAAAGTTCCCTGAATTTTGCAACCCTTGCTAAGACAGAAGATTCCCCCAAACAGCCTCAttttctcaacaacaacaacaagagtcACATGACACCACCGCTATTTagttgtgtgtgtgagcggtTCACTGTGATTGtacttaagtgtgtgtgtgattcaccGTGTGCATGGGTTTCAAAATAAGCTACAGATGTTTCCTTTCTGGTGAggacaggggtggggtggggggcagCTTCctgctcggggggggggggggtcaggagcCCCACCCACTCCAACATCAGGAAGTGCCTCTCCTCCCATCGTCAGAAGGAATGGGCGTTAAAATACCTCAGCCACCATTTTAGGGAATTCTTAAACCCAGTCATCAGCCTCTCCAGAGTTTTGGCTAGAGTTCTTTATAAAGAAAATGATCATTAGCAGTAATAGTACACATGTATAACACTATACTGGGgatagagatgaatgtacttcaCCTCACTATAATATGGGGTGCATCATTTTTATTGTGTGCCATTTCCTACCTGACAGTGGATCTCACCGGTCTTGTCCATCTGTCTGTAGTTCCCC
Coding sequences:
- the LOC135514879 gene encoding ETS domain-containing protein Elk-3-like yields the protein MESAITLWQFLLQLLLDQSHKHLICWTSDDGEFKLLKSEEVAKLWGLRKNKTNMNYDKLSRALRYYYDKNIIKKVIGQKFVYKFVSFPEILKMDPAVVEMGVRGCDETGGALSEGEGDEEGMRGGPPGRNEYLHSGLYSSFTVSSLQHPQDLLRPPDLLRPIKVEPRHDHHDDSGTVIRFVQNRSHKDGALPVVSLPSSPPPSSNEGYYLSKPSPRLAYSSSCSSSPSHSPTHALWRARSPAPETDESEQSAQPLNLSSGHRDRGQVTPTPEKRGLANSVPPKTRKPKGLEISAPSLLLTANDIGSIALNSPALPSGSLTPAFFTAQTPSGLILTPSPLLSSIHFWSSLSPGGSLSPARMQGHGPLFQFPTLLNGPIPVPLSSLDTSSPLLLSHSPHKS